In a genomic window of Streptomyces pristinaespiralis:
- the rpsI gene encoding 30S ribosomal protein S9: MAETTVETPVEGEETYAEVTTFESDAPVEGEYTTESMASRFGDPQPAAGLGRRKNAIARVRIVPGTGKWKINGRTLEDYFPNKVHQQEVNEPFKVLELDNRYDVIARISGGGVSGQAGALRLGVARALNEADVDNNRGALKKAGFLSRDDRAVERKKAGLKKARKAPQYSKR, translated from the coding sequence GTGGCCGAGACCACTGTTGAGACCCCCGTCGAGGGCGAAGAGACCTACGCGGAGGTCACCACCTTCGAGTCGGACGCCCCGGTCGAGGGTGAGTACACCACCGAGTCCATGGCGTCCCGCTTCGGCGACCCGCAGCCGGCCGCCGGCCTGGGCCGTCGCAAGAACGCCATTGCCCGCGTCCGGATCGTTCCGGGCACCGGCAAGTGGAAGATCAACGGTCGCACCCTCGAGGACTACTTCCCGAACAAGGTGCACCAGCAGGAAGTCAACGAGCCCTTCAAGGTGCTCGAGCTCGACAACCGCTACGACGTCATCGCCCGTATCTCGGGTGGCGGCGTGTCCGGCCAGGCCGGCGCCCTGCGCCTCGGTGTGGCCCGCGCGCTGAACGAGGCCGACGTGGACAACAACCGCGGCGCCCTCAAGAAGGCCGGCTTCCTCTCCCGCGACGACCGTGCGGTCGAGCGCAAGAAGGCCGGTCTCAAGAAGGCCCGTAAGGCCCCGCAGTACAGCAAGCGCTAA
- the rplM gene encoding 50S ribosomal protein L13 yields the protein MRTYSPKPGDVTRQWHIIDAQDIVLGRLATTAANLLRGKHKPTYAPHMDMGDFVIIINAEKVHLSGNKKTQKMAYRHSGYPGGLRSVRYDELLAKSPEKAVEKAIKGMIPKNTLGRQMLSKLKIYAGDQHPHAAQQPVPFEITQVAQ from the coding sequence GTGCGTACGTACAGCCCCAAGCCCGGCGATGTCACGCGCCAGTGGCACATCATCGACGCGCAGGACATCGTCCTGGGCCGTCTGGCGACTACGGCAGCGAACCTCCTCCGGGGCAAGCACAAGCCGACCTATGCCCCGCACATGGACATGGGTGACTTCGTCATCATCATCAACGCCGAGAAGGTCCACCTCTCCGGCAACAAGAAGACTCAGAAGATGGCGTACCGCCACTCCGGTTACCCGGGTGGTCTGCGTTCCGTCCGCTACGACGAGCTTCTTGCCAAGAGCCCGGAGAAGGCTGTGGAGAAGGCCATCAAGGGCATGATCCCCAAGAACACCCTGGGCCGTCAGATGCTCTCGAAGCTGAAGATCTACGCGGGTGACCAGCACCCGCACGCTGCTCAGCAGCCGGTCCCGTTCGAGATCACCCAGGTCGCGCAGTAG
- a CDS encoding ABC-F family ATP-binding cassette domain-containing protein, translating into MGHVEAAHLEYYLPDGRPLLADASFRVGEGAVAALVGANGAGKTTLLRLIAGEIQPHGGSVSVSGGLGVMRQFVGSVRDERTVRDLLVSVAQPRIREAAAAVDSAEHAIMTVDDEAAQMRYAQALSDWAEARGYEAETVWDMCTTAALGMPYEKAQWRQVRTLSGGEQKRLVLEALLRGPDEVLLLDEPDNYLDVPGKRWLEDRLKETRKTVLFVSHDRELLARAAERIVAVEPGPAGSDVWIHGGGFATFHEARRERYARFEELKRRWDEEHARLKALVLRLRQQAANSPDMASRYRAMQTRFKKFEEAGPPPEPPREQDIRMRLRGGRTGVRALTCKGLELSGLMKPFSLEVFYGERVAVLGSNGSGKSHFLRLLAGDASVAHTGEWKLGARVVPGHFAQTHAHPELLGRTLVDILWTEHAKDRGGAMSVLRRYELERQGDQPFEKLSGGQQARFQILLLELAGTTALLLDEPTDNLDLESAEALQEGLEAYDGTVLAVTHDRWFARSFDRYLVFGSDGVVRETPEPVWDERRVERVR; encoded by the coding sequence ATGGGACATGTAGAGGCCGCGCATCTCGAGTACTACCTGCCGGACGGGCGTCCGCTCCTCGCCGACGCCTCGTTCCGGGTCGGTGAGGGCGCGGTGGCGGCGCTGGTGGGGGCCAACGGCGCCGGCAAGACCACGCTGCTGCGGCTGATCGCGGGGGAGATCCAGCCGCACGGCGGTTCGGTGAGCGTCAGCGGCGGGCTCGGCGTGATGCGGCAGTTCGTCGGCTCGGTCCGCGACGAGCGCACCGTCCGGGATCTCCTGGTGTCGGTGGCGCAGCCACGCATCAGGGAGGCGGCGGCCGCGGTGGACTCCGCGGAGCACGCGATCATGACGGTCGACGACGAGGCCGCGCAGATGAGGTACGCGCAGGCGCTGAGCGACTGGGCGGAGGCGCGAGGGTACGAGGCGGAGACCGTCTGGGACATGTGCACCACGGCGGCGCTCGGAATGCCGTACGAGAAGGCGCAGTGGCGCCAGGTCCGGACGCTCTCCGGGGGCGAGCAGAAGCGGCTCGTGCTGGAGGCGCTGCTCCGCGGCCCCGACGAGGTGCTGCTGCTCGACGAGCCGGACAACTATCTGGACGTGCCCGGCAAGCGCTGGCTCGAGGACCGGCTGAAGGAGACCCGTAAGACCGTTCTGTTCGTCTCCCACGACCGGGAACTGCTGGCCAGGGCGGCGGAGCGGATCGTGGCGGTGGAACCGGGACCGGCCGGCTCGGACGTGTGGATCCACGGCGGCGGCTTCGCCACGTTCCACGAGGCGCGGCGGGAGCGCTACGCGCGTTTCGAGGAGCTGAAGCGGCGCTGGGACGAGGAGCACGCCCGGTTGAAGGCGCTGGTGCTGCGGCTGAGGCAGCAGGCGGCGAACAGCCCGGACATGGCCTCGCGGTACCGGGCGATGCAGACCCGCTTCAAGAAATTCGAGGAGGCCGGCCCGCCGCCGGAGCCGCCGAGGGAGCAGGACATCAGGATGCGGCTGCGGGGCGGACGCACCGGCGTCCGCGCGCTGACCTGCAAGGGGCTGGAACTGTCCGGTCTGATGAAGCCCTTCTCGCTGGAGGTCTTCTACGGGGAGCGGGTGGCGGTCCTCGGTTCCAACGGGTCGGGCAAGTCGCACTTCCTGCGGCTGCTGGCGGGTGACGCCTCCGTGGCCCATACGGGGGAGTGGAAGCTGGGCGCACGGGTCGTGCCCGGGCACTTCGCCCAGACCCACGCCCACCCCGAGCTGCTGGGCCGCACGCTCGTCGACATCCTGTGGACGGAGCACGCCAAGGACCGCGGCGGGGCGATGTCCGTCCTGCGGCGCTACGAACTCGAGCGCCAGGGGGACCAGCCCTTCGAGAAGCTCTCGGGCGGGCAGCAGGCGCGCTTCCAGATCCTCCTGCTGGAGCTCGCGGGGACCACGGCCCTGCTGCTCGACGAGCCGACGGACAACCTCGACCTGGAGTCGGCGGAGGCGCTTCAGGAGGGGCTGGAGGCCTACGACGGCACGGTCCTGGCCGTGACGCACGACCGCTGGTTCGCGCGCTCCTTCGACCGGTACCTGGTCTTCGGCTCCGACGGGGTCGTCCGCGAGACACCGGAGCCGGTGTGGGACGAGCGGCGCGTGGAGCGGGTGCGCTAG
- the truA gene encoding tRNA pseudouridine(38-40) synthase TruA has translation MSDEVKPGFVRVRLDLSYDGKDFSGWAKQAGGRRTVQGEIEDALRTVTRSGTTYELTVAGRTDAGVHARGQVAHVDLPSELWAEHREKLLKRLAGRLSRDVRIWSVAEAPEGFNARFSAIWRRYAYRVTDNPGGVDPLLRGHVLWHDWPLDVAAMNEASAGLVGEHDFAAYCKKRDGATTIRTLQQLSWERDPSGVITATVKADAFCHNMVRSLVGALLFVGDGHRPAEWPAKVLAAGVRDSAVHVVRPHGLTLEEVGYPADELLAARNKEARNRRSLPGLSTGCC, from the coding sequence GTGAGCGACGAGGTGAAGCCCGGCTTCGTACGGGTGCGGCTGGATCTTTCGTACGACGGCAAGGACTTCTCCGGCTGGGCGAAGCAGGCCGGCGGCCGGCGGACCGTGCAGGGCGAGATCGAGGACGCCCTGCGGACGGTGACCCGCTCGGGGACGACGTACGAGCTGACCGTCGCCGGACGCACCGACGCCGGCGTGCACGCCCGCGGCCAGGTGGCGCACGTGGATCTGCCCTCGGAGCTGTGGGCGGAGCACCGGGAGAAGCTGCTCAAGCGGCTGGCGGGCCGGCTCTCGCGCGATGTGCGGATCTGGAGCGTGGCGGAGGCGCCCGAGGGCTTCAACGCGCGCTTCTCGGCGATATGGCGGCGCTACGCGTACCGGGTGACGGACAACCCCGGTGGCGTCGACCCGCTGCTGCGCGGCCATGTGCTGTGGCACGACTGGCCGCTCGACGTGGCCGCGATGAACGAGGCCTCCGCCGGGCTGGTGGGGGAGCACGACTTCGCGGCGTACTGCAAGAAGCGTGACGGCGCGACGACCATCCGCACGCTCCAGCAACTGTCGTGGGAACGCGACCCGTCCGGCGTCATCACAGCGACCGTGAAGGCCGACGCCTTCTGCCACAACATGGTGCGCTCGCTGGTCGGCGCGCTGCTGTTCGTCGGCGACGGTCACCGGCCCGCCGAGTGGCCCGCGAAGGTCCTGGCGGCCGGCGTCCGCGACTCGGCGGTGCACGTGGTGCGCCCGCACGGGCTGACGCTGGAGGAAGTCGGCTACCCGGCCGACGAGTTGCTCGCCGCGCGGAACAAGGAGGCGCGGAACAGGCGTTCGCTGCCGGGCCTGTCGACGGGCTGCTGCTGA
- the rplQ gene encoding 50S ribosomal protein L17 yields MPRPTKGARFGGSAAHEKLLLANLAKSLFEHGRITTTEAKARRLRPVAERLITKAKKGDIHNRRLVLQTITDKGIVHTLFTEIAPRYAERPGGYTRITKIGNRRGDNAPMAVIELVEGEIAKKATVAEAEAATKRAVKEDALKKDASDEAAEAKADEAPAEESKDA; encoded by the coding sequence ATGCCGCGTCCCACCAAGGGAGCCCGTTTCGGTGGCAGCGCCGCTCACGAGAAGCTTCTTCTCGCGAACCTGGCGAAGTCGCTGTTCGAGCACGGCCGCATCACCACGACCGAGGCCAAGGCCCGCCGCCTGCGTCCGGTCGCCGAGCGCCTGATCACCAAGGCGAAGAAGGGCGACATCCACAACCGTCGCCTGGTGCTGCAGACGATCACGGACAAGGGCATCGTGCACACGCTCTTCACCGAGATCGCTCCGCGTTACGCCGAGCGTCCGGGTGGCTACACCCGTATCACCAAGATCGGCAACCGTCGTGGCGACAACGCCCCGATGGCTGTGATCGAGCTCGTCGAGGGCGAGATCGCGAAGAAGGCGACCGTGGCCGAGGCCGAGGCCGCCACGAAGCGCGCGGTCAAGGAGGACGCCCTCAAGAAGGACGCGTCCGACGAGGCTGCGGAGGCGAAGGCCGACGAGGCTCCGGCCGAGGAGTCCAAGGACGCCTGA
- a CDS encoding DNA-directed RNA polymerase subunit alpha, with protein sequence MLIAQRPSLTEEVVDEYRSRFVIEPLEPGFGYTLGNSLRRTLLSSIPGAAVTSIRIDGVLHEFTTVPGVKEDVTDLILNIKQLVVSSEHDEPVVMYLRKQGPGLVTAADIAPPAGVEVHNPDLVLATLNGKGKLEMELTVERGRGYVSAVQNKQVGQEIGRIPVDSIYSPVLKVTYKVEATRVEQRTDFDKLIVDVETKQAMRPRDAMASAGKTLVELFGLARELNIDAEGIDMGPSPTDAALAADLALPIEELELTVRSYNCLKREGIHSVGELVARSEADLLDIRNFGAKSIDEVKAKLAGMGLALKDSPPGFDPTAAADAFGADDDADAGFVETEQY encoded by the coding sequence ATGCTTATCGCTCAGCGTCCCTCGCTGACCGAAGAGGTCGTCGACGAGTACCGCTCGCGGTTCGTGATCGAGCCCCTCGAGCCGGGCTTCGGTTACACCCTCGGCAACTCGCTCCGCCGTACGCTCCTCTCCTCGATCCCGGGTGCGGCCGTCACGTCCATCCGCATCGACGGTGTCCTGCACGAGTTCACCACCGTGCCGGGCGTCAAGGAGGACGTCACCGACCTCATCCTGAACATCAAGCAGCTGGTCGTCTCCTCGGAGCACGACGAGCCGGTCGTGATGTACCTGCGCAAGCAGGGTCCCGGCCTGGTCACCGCTGCTGACATCGCCCCGCCGGCCGGTGTCGAGGTGCACAACCCCGACCTGGTGCTCGCCACGCTCAACGGCAAGGGCAAGCTGGAGATGGAGCTGACCGTCGAGCGCGGTCGCGGCTACGTCTCCGCCGTGCAGAACAAGCAGGTGGGCCAGGAGATCGGCCGTATCCCGGTCGACTCCATCTACTCGCCGGTCCTCAAGGTCACCTACAAGGTCGAGGCGACCCGAGTCGAGCAGCGCACCGACTTCGACAAGCTGATCGTCGACGTCGAGACCAAGCAGGCCATGCGCCCGCGTGACGCCATGGCGTCCGCCGGTAAGACCCTGGTCGAGCTGTTCGGTCTGGCCCGTGAGCTCAACATCGACGCCGAGGGCATCGACATGGGCCCGTCCCCCACGGACGCCGCCCTTGCCGCCGACCTGGCGCTGCCGATCGAGGAGCTCGAGCTCACCGTTCGTTCGTACAACTGCCTCAAGCGTGAGGGCATCCACTCCGTGGGTGAGCTCGTGGCGCGCTCCGAGGCCGACCTGCTCGACATCCGCAACTTCGGTGCGAAGTCGATCGACGAGGTCAAGGCGAAGCTGGCCGGCATGGGCCTGGCCCTCAAGGACAGCCCGCCCGGATTCGACCCGACCGCCGCCGCCGACGCCTTCGGCGCCGACGACGACGCGGACGCGGGCTTCGTCGAGACCGAGCAGTACTGA
- the rpsK gene encoding 30S ribosomal protein S11, whose amino-acid sequence MPPKGRQGAAKKVRRKEKKNVAHGHAHIKSTFNNTIVSITDPSGNVISWASAGHVGFKGSRKSTPFAAQMAAESAARRAQEHGMRKVDVFVKGPGSGRETAIRSLQATGLEVGSIQDVTPTPHNGCRPPKRRRV is encoded by the coding sequence ATGCCCCCCAAGGGTCGTCAGGGCGCTGCCAAGAAGGTGCGCCGCAAGGAAAAGAAGAACGTCGCTCACGGCCACGCGCACATCAAGAGCACGTTCAACAACACGATCGTGTCCATCACGGACCCGAGCGGCAACGTGATCTCCTGGGCCTCCGCCGGCCACGTCGGCTTCAAGGGCTCGCGCAAGTCCACCCCCTTCGCCGCGCAGATGGCCGCCGAGTCGGCCGCCCGTCGCGCGCAGGAGCACGGCATGCGCAAGGTCGACGTCTTCGTCAAGGGTCCCGGCTCCGGCCGTGAGACCGCGATCCGCTCCCTCCAGGCCACCGGCCTCGAGGTCGGCTCGATCCAGGACGTCACCCCCACGCCGCACAACGGCTGCCGTCCCCCCAAGCGGAGGCGCGTCTGA
- the rpsM gene encoding 30S ribosomal protein S13, giving the protein MARVSGVDIPREKRVEIALTYVFGIGRTRSKEILASTGVNPNTRVRDLAEEDLVKIREYVDANLQTEGDLRREIQGDIRRKIEIQCYQGIRHRRGLPVHGQRTSTNARTRKGPRRAIAGKKKPGKK; this is encoded by the coding sequence ATGGCACGCGTTTCCGGTGTTGACATCCCGCGCGAGAAGCGTGTGGAGATCGCACTCACCTACGTCTTCGGTATCGGGCGTACCCGGTCCAAGGAGATCCTCGCCTCGACCGGCGTGAACCCGAACACCCGCGTTCGTGACCTGGCCGAAGAGGACCTGGTCAAGATCCGCGAGTACGTGGACGCCAACCTCCAGACCGAGGGTGACCTCCGCCGCGAGATCCAGGGCGACATTCGCCGCAAGATCGAGATCCAGTGCTACCAGGGCATCCGTCACCGTCGTGGCCTGCCCGTGCACGGACAGCGGACCAGCACGAACGCCCGTACCCGCAAGGGCCCGCGTCGCGCCATCGCCGGTAAGAAGAAGCCGGGCAAGAAGTAG
- the rpmJ gene encoding 50S ribosomal protein L36: protein MKVKPSVKKICDKCKVIRRHGRVMVICDNLRHKQRQG, encoded by the coding sequence ATGAAGGTCAAGCCGAGCGTCAAGAAGATCTGCGACAAGTGCAAGGTGATCCGCCGTCACGGCCGGGTCATGGTCATCTGCGACAACCTGCGCCACAAGCAGCGCCAGGGCTGA
- the infA gene encoding translation initiation factor IF-1, whose product MAKKQGAIEIEGTVIESLPNAMFKVELQNGHKVLAHISGKMRMHYIRILPDDRVVVELSPYDLTRGRIVYRYK is encoded by the coding sequence GTGGCCAAGAAGCAAGGTGCCATCGAAATCGAGGGCACCGTGATCGAGTCCCTCCCGAACGCCATGTTCAAGGTGGAGCTCCAGAACGGTCACAAGGTCCTCGCGCACATCTCCGGCAAGATGCGGATGCACTACATCCGTATCCTCCCGGACGACCGGGTCGTCGTGGAGCTCTCCCCGTACGACCTGACGCGTGGCCGGATCGTCTACCGGTACAAGTAG
- the map gene encoding type I methionyl aminopeptidase, whose amino-acid sequence MVQIKTPEQIAKMREAGLVVAAIHDATREAAVPGATTKDLDEVARKVIADHGAKSNFLGYGGFPATICTSVNEVVVHGIPDDKTVLKDGDIISIDCGAIVDGWHGDAAYTAFVGSGHAPELLELSRVTEESMWAGIAAMKNGNRLVDVSRAIETYIRRQPRPATGKYGIIEDYGGHGIGTEMHMDPHLLNYVSRKRGKGPKLVPGFCLAIEPMVSLGTPHTEVLSDDWTVITTDGTWSSHWEHSVALTEEGPLVLTAHDGGRAKLAELGITAAPDPLA is encoded by the coding sequence ATGGTGCAGATCAAGACCCCCGAGCAGATCGCGAAGATGCGCGAGGCGGGACTGGTCGTCGCCGCCATCCACGACGCGACCCGCGAGGCCGCGGTGCCCGGCGCCACGACCAAGGACCTCGACGAGGTCGCCCGCAAGGTGATCGCCGACCACGGCGCGAAGTCGAACTTCCTCGGCTACGGGGGCTTCCCCGCGACGATCTGCACCTCGGTCAACGAGGTCGTCGTCCATGGCATCCCGGACGACAAGACCGTCCTCAAGGACGGCGACATCATCTCCATCGACTGCGGCGCCATCGTCGACGGCTGGCACGGGGACGCCGCCTACACGGCCTTCGTGGGCAGCGGGCACGCTCCGGAGCTCCTCGAGCTGTCCCGGGTGACCGAGGAGTCGATGTGGGCCGGCATCGCAGCGATGAAGAACGGCAACCGGCTCGTCGACGTCTCCCGTGCCATCGAGACCTACATCCGCCGCCAGCCGCGTCCCGCGACCGGCAAGTACGGGATCATCGAGGACTACGGCGGCCACGGCATCGGCACCGAGATGCACATGGACCCGCACCTGCTGAACTACGTCTCGCGCAAGCGCGGCAAGGGCCCGAAGCTGGTCCCCGGCTTCTGCCTGGCCATCGAGCCGATGGTGTCGCTCGGCACGCCGCACACGGAGGTCCTCTCCGACGACTGGACGGTCATCACCACCGACGGCACCTGGTCCTCGCACTGGGAGCACTCCGTCGCGCTGACCGAGGAGGGCCCGCTGGTCCTGACCGCCCACGACGGCGGCAGGGCGAAGCTGGCTGAGCTGGGCATCACGGCGGCACCGGACCCGCTGGCATGA
- a CDS encoding adenylate kinase, which yields MRIVLVGPPGAGKGTQAAFLAKNLSIPHISTGDLFRANISQGTELGKQAKAYMDAGNLVPDEVTIGMAKDRMSQPDAVGGFLLDGFPRNVGQAEALDEMLKGEGVQLDAVLDLEVPEDEVVKRIAGRRVCRNNSAHVFHVTYSPAKAEGVCDECGGELYQRDDDSEETVRKRLEVYHTQTEPIIDYYRSQGLVVTISALGKVTDVTARAMEALQVDKAAQA from the coding sequence ATGCGAATCGTCCTCGTCGGACCGCCCGGTGCCGGGAAAGGGACGCAGGCTGCGTTCCTCGCCAAGAACCTGTCGATCCCGCACATCTCCACGGGCGACCTGTTCCGCGCCAACATCTCCCAGGGCACCGAGCTGGGGAAGCAGGCCAAGGCGTACATGGACGCCGGCAACCTGGTCCCCGACGAGGTGACCATCGGGATGGCCAAGGACCGCATGTCCCAGCCGGACGCCGTGGGCGGCTTCCTGCTCGACGGCTTCCCGCGCAACGTGGGCCAGGCCGAGGCGCTGGACGAGATGCTCAAGGGCGAGGGCGTCCAGCTGGACGCCGTGCTCGACCTGGAGGTCCCCGAGGACGAGGTCGTCAAGCGGATCGCCGGACGCCGTGTGTGCCGCAACAACAGCGCGCACGTCTTCCACGTGACGTACTCCCCGGCCAAGGCCGAGGGCGTCTGCGACGAGTGCGGCGGCGAGCTGTACCAGCGCGACGACGACTCGGAGGAGACGGTCCGCAAGCGGCTCGAGGTCTACCACACGCAGACCGAGCCGATCATCGACTACTACAGGTCCCAGGGCCTGGTGGTCACCATCTCCGCGCTCGGCAAGGTCACCGATGTGACCGCCCGGGCGATGGAGGCCCTCCAGGTGGACAAGGCCGCCCAGGCCTGA
- the secY gene encoding preprotein translocase subunit SecY yields MLTAFARAFKTPDLRKKLLFTLAIIVLYRLGSHIPVPGVSYQNVQICVDAATKGNNSLFGLVNMFSGGALLQITIFALGIMPYITASIILQLLTVVIPRLEALKKEGQSGTAKITQYTRYLTVALAVLQGTGLVATARSGALFASCPVGNEIVPDRSIFTTIVMVVTMTAGTAAVMWLGELITDRGIGNGMSILMFISIAAGFPGALWAIKESGKLAQGWIEFGTVILIGFVMVGLVVFVEQAQRRIPVQYAKRMIGRRSYGGTSTYIPLKVNQAGVIPVIFASSLLYIPALVAQFSNSQSGWKTWIEAHFVKGDHPYYIVTYFLLIVFFAFFYVAISFNPEEVADNMKKYGGFIPGIRAGRPTAEYLSYVLNRITWPGSLYLGLIALVPTMALAGFGGANQNFPFGGTSILIIVGVGLETVKQIESQLQQRNYEGFLR; encoded by the coding sequence GTGCTCACCGCGTTCGCCCGGGCGTTCAAGACGCCCGACCTGCGCAAGAAGCTGCTCTTCACACTGGCCATCATCGTTCTGTACCGACTCGGGTCACACATCCCGGTACCCGGTGTCAGTTATCAGAATGTCCAGATCTGTGTCGACGCGGCCACGAAGGGCAACAACAGCCTGTTCGGGCTGGTGAACATGTTCAGCGGCGGAGCGCTGCTGCAGATCACCATCTTCGCGCTCGGCATCATGCCGTACATCACGGCGAGCATCATCCTGCAGCTGCTGACCGTGGTCATCCCGCGGCTGGAGGCCCTCAAGAAGGAGGGTCAGTCCGGCACGGCGAAGATCACGCAGTACACGCGTTACCTGACGGTGGCGCTCGCGGTGCTGCAGGGTACCGGCCTCGTCGCCACCGCCCGGAGCGGCGCGCTCTTCGCCAGCTGCCCCGTCGGCAACGAGATCGTGCCGGACCGCTCGATCTTCACCACCATCGTGATGGTCGTCACCATGACCGCCGGTACCGCGGCCGTCATGTGGCTCGGTGAGCTCATCACCGACCGCGGCATCGGCAACGGCATGTCGATCCTCATGTTCATCTCGATCGCCGCCGGCTTCCCGGGCGCCCTGTGGGCGATCAAGGAGAGCGGCAAGCTCGCCCAGGGCTGGATCGAGTTCGGCACGGTCATCCTGATCGGCTTCGTGATGGTGGGGCTGGTCGTCTTCGTCGAGCAGGCCCAGCGGCGCATCCCGGTGCAGTACGCGAAGCGGATGATCGGTCGCAGGTCGTACGGCGGTACGTCCACCTACATCCCGCTCAAGGTGAACCAGGCGGGTGTGATTCCCGTCATCTTCGCCTCGTCGCTGCTGTACATCCCGGCGCTCGTCGCGCAGTTCTCGAACTCGCAGTCCGGCTGGAAAACCTGGATCGAAGCCCACTTCGTCAAGGGTGATCACCCCTACTACATCGTCACGTACTTCCTTCTGATCGTGTTCTTCGCCTTCTTCTATGTGGCGATCTCGTTCAACCCCGAGGAAGTCGCGGACAACATGAAGAAGTATGGTGGCTTCATCCCGGGTATCCGGGCCGGTCGACCTACTGCCGAGTATCTGAGCTACGTGCTCAACAGGATCACTTGGCCGGGCTCGCTGTACCTGGGTCTGATTGCTCTTGTCCCGACGATGGCGTTGGCAGGCTTCGGCGGCGCGAACCAGAACTTCCCGTTCGGCGGGACGAGCATCCTCATCATCGTGGGTGTGGGTCTGGAGACCGTGAAGCAGATCGAGAGCCAGCTCCAGCAGCGCAATTACGAAGGGTTCCTCCGCTGA
- the rplO gene encoding 50S ribosomal protein L15 — MAEQNPLKVHNLRPAPGAKTAKTRVGRGEASKGKTAGRGTKGTKARYQVPERFEGGQMPLHMRLPKLKGFKNPFRTEYQVVNLDKLAALYPEGGEVTVADLVDKGAVRKNSLVKVLGQGEISVALQVTVDAVSGSAKEKIAAAGGTVTELV, encoded by the coding sequence ATGGCGGAGCAGAACCCGCTGAAGGTCCACAACCTCCGTCCCGCCCCGGGCGCCAAGACCGCCAAGACCCGTGTCGGTCGTGGTGAGGCGTCGAAGGGTAAGACGGCCGGTCGTGGTACCAAGGGCACCAAGGCCCGTTACCAGGTTCCGGAGCGCTTCGAGGGTGGGCAGATGCCCCTCCACATGCGTCTCCCGAAGCTCAAGGGCTTCAAGAACCCGTTCCGCACCGAGTACCAGGTCGTGAACCTGGACAAGCTCGCGGCCCTCTACCCCGAGGGTGGCGAGGTCACCGTTGCCGACCTGGTCGACAAGGGTGCCGTGCGCAAGAACAGCCTCGTCAAGGTCCTGGGCCAGGGCGAGATCTCCGTGGCGCTGCAGGTGACGGTCGACGCCGTCTCCGGTTCCGCCAAGGAGAAGATTGCCGCCGCCGGCGGCACCGTCACCGAGCTCGTCTGA
- the rpmD gene encoding 50S ribosomal protein L30: MARLKITQTKSYIGSKQNHRDTLRSLGLKRLNDVVVKEDRPEFRGMVHTVRHLVTVEEVD, translated from the coding sequence ATGGCCCGCCTCAAGATCACGCAGACGAAGTCGTACATCGGCAGCAAGCAGAACCACCGTGACACCCTGCGTTCGCTCGGGCTCAAGCGCCTGAACGACGTGGTCGTCAAGGAGGACCGCCCCGAGTTCCGCGGAATGGTTCACACCGTCCGCCACCTCGTGACGGTCGAGGAGGTCGACTGA
- the rpsE gene encoding 30S ribosomal protein S5, whose amino-acid sequence MAGPQRRGSGAGGGERRDRKGRDGGAAAAEKTAYVERVVAINRVAKVVKGGRRFSFTALVVVGDGDGTVGVGYGKAKEVPAAIAKGVEEAKKHFFKVPRIQGTIPHPIQGEKAAGVVLLKPASPGTGVIAGGPVRAVLECAGVHDILSKSLGSDNAINIVHATVAALKGLQRPEEIAARRGLPLEDVAPAALLRARAGAGA is encoded by the coding sequence ATGGCTGGACCCCAGCGCCGCGGAAGCGGTGCCGGTGGCGGCGAGCGGCGGGACCGGAAGGGTCGCGACGGTGGCGCAGCTGCCGCCGAGAAGACCGCGTACGTTGAGCGCGTTGTCGCGATCAACCGCGTCGCCAAGGTTGTCAAGGGTGGTCGTCGCTTCAGCTTCACCGCGCTCGTCGTGGTGGGTGACGGTGACGGCACCGTAGGCGTCGGTTACGGCAAGGCCAAGGAGGTGCCGGCCGCCATCGCCAAGGGTGTTGAGGAGGCCAAGAAGCACTTCTTCAAGGTCCCCCGTATCCAGGGCACCATCCCTCACCCGATCCAGGGTGAGAAGGCTGCCGGCGTCGTCCTGCTCAAGCCGGCTTCCCCCGGTACCGGCGTTATCGCCGGTGGCCCGGTGCGCGCCGTGCTCGAGTGCGCGGGCGTGCACGACATCCTGTCGAAGTCGCTCGGCTCGGACAACGCGATCAACATCGTGCACGCGACCGTGGCGGCCCTCAAGGGCCTGCAGCGTCCCGAGGAGATCGCGGCTCGCCGTGGTCTGCCCCTCGAGGACGTCGCCCCCGCGGCTCTGCTCCGTGCGCGTGCGGGAGCGGGTGCGTAA